Part of the Perca fluviatilis chromosome 22, GENO_Pfluv_1.0, whole genome shotgun sequence genome, AGAAACCCACAGCATATAAACGACAGACATTAAGAGCAAGTGATCTCTGCCGTCCCGAGGGGCCCTTGAGCTCACAACATCGAACTGATTATTATGTAAACAAAGCTATTAGTCCACGCATGTGCTCTTAATCGCGGGATACTTCTGAGAAGTCTTGTTGCAGTGGCTACACACAAAGAATGGGCGTGAGGTGTCCCTCGAAAGGGAGCCCAGAGACTCTTGCTTTTTCAGCAGCAGCGATCTGAGCGCTCAGTTCACAGTCtgcgagagacagagagcataCCAGCAGGATGGATTGCACAGGTAGGTCGTGATTTACCTTTTCTCAACACAAATGGCTGCAAAGTGCTTGTTTCACCATAATTACCAATTAGAACGAGGAGAAAAGATAACTGTAACATCATTTATGTGTTACATTAATGTGTTACAACGTGTTGTGGCGCACAGTTATAGGAAACAATCAACAGTAGCAAAAATAGCTGGTTTGGAAATTTGTATTAatacaaatcaacaacaaaaaaacgcgATTTTTAGATTGTGGTATTTGACAGCGACTGCATTTTTTTACGCACGATAGCAATTTTACGCACACAGAATACACTCAAGTTTAATGACTAAACTATATTAAATTGTTTTCCTACTGCTGTCTGATATGAACATTCTCACTTTGTCTCTTAAATCATCAGGATTTACAACAACAGTTGTCTGAACACTCTCCCAAAATCAACTAAGACGCCGAGGAGGGAGGGGAGTCTCAGCCGGAGAGTGTCTGAGTGCGTCTGTGAGTCAGAGGGTGTTTGGGAGAGTAAGGGAGCATCACAGataggggaagagagagagggtaaGAGAAAGGAGTAAGTCTGGACCAGGTGATCGAGTACTAACAAACCTCCAAGGGGCTGCCGGGTTGTATCAGTGTGCACGGGATCAGCGATCCGACCATGGTGCCCGCGCGCTGCCCGGGACCCTGTGCCATACTGGCACTAGTCCTCCTGTTGGGATGCGACGTGGCTTTCTGCCTCGGTCAGAACGAGTCGGAGCCCATCGTGCTCGAAGGGAAGTGTCTTGTGGTGTGCGACTCGAACCCTTCTTCGGATGGAGCGGTCACCTCCTCACTTGGCATATCAGTCCGCTCCGCTGGGGCAAAGGTGGCTTTTTCCGCCGTGCGTGGAACCAACCATGAACCGTCAGATATGAGCAACACGTCTATGACCATCTACTTTGACCAGGTCAGATGTTTACTGAATTTAGCACTTACACAGTACAGCAAAAGTCGATTATTAATCAGATATGGGCCAATATCATAGCTCCATtgccattttctctttttttctctacaATATATACCATGAAAAATATATATGCAGAACTTCTTTCAGGTCATGTTTCATTGATTTCTTATCCGCTCTGTGTGATCAGAGCCCTACATATCTTTAACCTATAACACAAAGCTTTCCTTTGAAAATGGTTAGTTTAATGTTGTGCGTAATTGGCGTGATTCAGAAGATGCGCTGCCACACGAGGGATCACCCATGCAGGATCATTGATCACATGTGCGTCTTAGGCCTCGGCCGAAATTACATGTGCATTGTGTTGCTTTTGCTCGGATGTTCCACTAAGTTGTCACGGCTGAGGTCTTTGGACAGCGGCCTGTTATACGCATCAAATTGGTACCAAACTGCGAGTGTGCAGCCTTAAACCATTTGGCATACCAGAACCAGAGTATGACTGATGACTCTCAGTAGTCACTATGCGTGGCAGAGACGAACAATACATTACTTCAAAATCAGCTGTTGTATTAAGTGAAGCATGAagatgggggggtgggggggggaataaAGCGCTGTCTCATTTTGCGCCCTTCTTGGTCACAGGTTTTAGTGAACATCGGCAACCATTTCGATCTCAAAGCAAGTGTTTTCCAGGCTCCAAGGAGGGGGATATATAGTTTCAGCTTTCACGTGGTGAAGGTCTACAACAGACAAACCATACAGGTGAGCAATTATGAAACAGTTGGTCTGCGTTTAGCATTTAATAAATGGCATTTCTGTACACCGAGAGAACTGAGCGCGAGACTAAACTCTCCCCTCTCCTGCAGGTGAACCTGATGCAGAATGATTATCCGGTTATATCAGCATTCGCCGGTGACCAGGACGTTACGAGAGAGGCTGCAAGCAACGGAGTACTGCTGATGGTTGAACGGGAGGACCGCGTCTCTCTGAAGCTGGAACGGGGCACCTTAATGGGCGGATGGAAATACTCCACCTTCTCAGGCTTTCTAGTCTTTCCTCTATAATCTAATCTGCGATGATCCACGTCGCACGGGACTCTGCTTAGGTTGaggaacaaaaagaaaaaaacgaaaaaaaaaatacatgccaTTTATTTTCAACTTAAATAACTGTCTGCCAAGGAAGCCGACGAATATCTGTATACCTACACTCGTCCACTATCTAGTCAAATATGAACGTTTCCTTGGAGTTTCATATATTCATCAGTCAACTTCACGCAATCTGGATGATTAAACGTATTGATCGGCCAGTGGCGTGTGCTTGTCGGgaatgtggattttttttcttgcttgGAAAACAAACTTTGCCAAGAGACAAACGTGTGTACCTGGGCAAAATGGACAAGGGAAAAGATGATGAGTGGAAGAACTGACGTCCTGGACAGGCCGAGTGTGTTATGCtctattttatgtttgtatagCCTTAAAGAATATATGGTTTCCGTTCAAGTGAAGTATGTGGAATTATGGACAACCTGAGAAGAAGTGCTTTCACgcccaaggcattttttttgcACGAATGGaagtttttacttttactgtttTGTGCTGTCAATGGTGTTGCGTTTGGATGCTGAACATATTGAAAATAAGCCAAAAGGCCGCCGACAAGTttattaaaagagaaaaaaggcgACATATTTCAGCCACCAGAGACGACTAAGAGCCTTTTTATTAAAGAATACTTATATAATTTACAAAGTACATATTCACATTATTGTGTGTTCTACATTTCGGAATCTGCGTAGCTTTGACTGATTTAATGTTCAGTGACGTTGCTCACCAAATGTACATTGTGGAAATAATAGACGAATCCTATGTCCAgcttaataaaatatattgtattgtataggCTAAGcgcatttatcactttttatttacaTGACTTTGCACTTTAAGACAACAGGGggacaattattattattcgaAGTGAGAGAGATAGTTTAGACCAAACCAAAGGCCTCAGGAGGAAACAGTGTGACCAGCTCGCTTTAGTCGCTGTCCGCGGTGCTGAAATTTACAGTTAGACTCCTCATTAAAAAAGTCTCGCAGCAGCACTTGTTACACGCTAAGAAATACATCTAAcgactttttttcataagatAAACGACTAGATATGTAAATATAGTTTTTAAGAATAGCATTGCTGGAACGGAAATACTGAGCATCAACTTGCAACACAATACAAAGGAGCGCCTGTACACAGCGCAGGACGGATAGAAGCGGAAAAGAAACGCTTCCTGTTATAGAGCATAAACGCACCccgaattaaaaaaaaacatacatttgaTTTGTTTGAAAATCATAGTTTTTggataattacacacacacacacacacacacacacacacacacacacacacacacacacacacacacacacacacacacacacacacacacacacacacacacacacaccttttctcactccctcctcctccctctctctctctctcacagacgCCCCCCCCCCTAAACTAAATTCAAGGCCACCTCTAAATCTGAATCAAAGAAAAGAAGTGACTTGTGCCAGAAGCTTTTAATGGATGATTTTTTAAATACTATCCTGAAATCAGATAATACAACCCACAGTTGAAGAGAAACATGTTAATTTAGAACAACGTGTCAACAATAATATATTCAACTGCCCTATTTTAATATTGCAACTTGGGTTACAGGTCTTAAAAGTCTGAGAAAGATATTCTGTGGTAAACATGCCAAATGTTAAAAAGATATTAGGGACACTTGCTGCTTTTATGATGCATGGTGATGTGGTGAATCGAGGTGAACGCCTTTATTGATTTCCCTTGTTAAATCTGAACCAGTGGCAGATGAGTTTGGGGCAATTGAGGTATGGACTGAACAAAAGCAAAAGCAAAAGTACGCTGCAACTCAAAATCAGAAAGTACTACTATTTTGTACAATTATGTAAGTTGCAGTTTAGTTGTCTTTAATTTATAAAGTCAAGATACTCAAGCGTATCTCTCTGATGTGAATCTGTTGGGTCAAGGGGCAAACTGTGTTGCTTCAGCTTAGTTTGGAAAAAagcatttgacccatttttagtGCTGTGAAGGCAAGCACTGTTGTATTATAAAAGCTGCTGTGTTAACTCTGGGGTCACTTTTAAACTTCCTGTATGGAAGAAAGGCTTTTGTGTGCTTGCAAACCGGTCCTTACTAAAACAGGGGCATCTGTAGGAGgagatttggggaaaaaaacaacaaaagaataGTCACTGATAAATACAAAACATGGCTTCTTAATTACTTTGCGTAAGACAAAAGAGGATACACTGCAGACATTGTGAATATTGGTTTGAAAACAATGTGTTGCTTTAGTCAATCAAACCAGTTGAAACAGGTAAAGAGAggttgtaaatttttttttttaaattaacaagATTCTTGAGTGACTTAACCCTTTGGTTGGCTGAACatcaggaaaataaaataaaaccagcaTGATATTGGCCGAAAAAAAAGTAGTTTATGAGCAATGGAGCCAGAAGAGTTAAGAGCCTTATTGCAACACTTTAAGATAATCCTTAGGTTGTTGAAACACATTCAACCATTGCACTGTGTCAAACACAAACATAAGAAAACATAGAAGTGATTGTTTGTTCATGAGGGATAAGAATGAAATCCCAGAGCTTCTGGGCTCAgaaaacatttgcatttatAACTGATGATATCATACATGTGAACATCTGGAAACTTGCGATTGCATGCTTGCTTCTTCTACGTGACTATATGCTTTATATGAAGATATATAGATACACCTTCATCTTGTGAGTAACAGAACACAACAGCTGAGAACAAAGAAAAAACCTGCCGATAGCCTGCTGATGCCagtaatagggctgcacaagGCAGTGGAAACTGGGTGATTAGGAGATTGTGTTCAACGGGTCTATAAAGTGCTAATTGTGCCCATATTGGAATGAAAAGACTGTTTCCAAATGATTTCCTGAGGTAATTAAGATAGCAGTCAAACACGTACTTGGTGCACACAGCAAATGAGAAATTCAAACAAAAACACTTTGGTTATCGCCTCCTATCAAATAAGAGTAAATGTAATCCAtcatgtaaaaaaatgtaacttccaTAGATTGGGTTATGAAAGTGCAAGATGAGAGATGTTCGTTGAGATCTTTATGTTAAatctaaaaaagaaatatttttttgcacCTTGATCGGCACATTGTATCCAAATGTTGTAAAAAATTTACCATTATTCCTCCAGTTTACTAAGCCCATCTGGTAGTTTTTATTTGTAGTGAAAGTAGAGTCACCTACGTTTCCAGCCATGTTGGAGTGTAACATTTCTCCACCCCAAAGTACAATCAGTCTTCAAATTTGgggtccatttttatttatggAAGCACAGATGGTATTCCACTGTGCTTTGTAGGCCACACGCCATTGACAAGCCCTGAACTCATATGACCTTTTTGCTTTTTAAAGCATTATTTGTTCTTCTTGGtctctttaaatgtttttttttcctcatgatAGACATCTTTTGAGGATTGGTCCTTTTAATTTGACTGACTCTAGGACACACCACATGCAGTAAGATCACAGGCTGGCGACAACGTGGGTCTCCCGCAGCAGTGAGGTGCCGCAGTAGTCTTTGCATTGGAGTCTATAGTAAATTATGTAATAGACTCATCAGAGGAAAGTCATCATTAGTGTGTAAACACCAACGCAGGCTACACATTTACACTTATAAGCATTATACACAAGCACGCAAGCACATCACAGTAAGTGTAATTCCAGCTCATTCAGCCTTGAACAAACTGGCTCATATTATCATGTAAATTTCTAAACTTATCTTCAATCCACTGCAGAAAAAAATGGAACATTAAAACCATTTTAGCATTTAGAATTTGTTGGTGTTGATCTGAAAGCTGTCCTCTGAAGATGAAGACAGCTTTGACATTCATTTCAGCTCCTCCTGCAGTCTCTAAACATGTAATTACATTGCCTTTTCATATCTGCAGTGGGTGATTTGTTCAGTTTTAACAAGGATGATAGTTGGCAGGTTAATTGTcatcctttctgtttttttgttgttgttttttttacacattaagaaaaaTGTATCATTTGTGTAAACAAGATAAATGCCACCTTGGTCTTCCTCCTCGCATCAAACATCACTgcaattcatttatttatttgtagtaAATAACAAAGTCTTCAATTTTAGCATCAAGCAAGAGCAGGGTTTAATTTGTACAGTCTCTTTTCCAATGGTTATTCATAATCTTGCTTTCTGTGGCACAAACCAATTTACAATTTCTGCTCTTCGTCCACCCTGACATCAGCACCATTTGTGTAACAAAGTTGCTAAATAGGTCTAAatcaatgtttttaaattaaatttgttgTATTATATTTTTCATAGCGTCGGTAGTATAAAGAAATTGGTGCTTTCACCTTGAAACATCCACTTGTCTGAAGAGTTCCGTCTTCACAGATACCCGTAAGAGCACACACTGAGGATAAACTTGACCTCAACTAAAGAGGTTTATTTTCTGTAGCGGTGAGAAGCTGTCTGCGTCAGATCCAACATTTACTTTTCATTCAGAGACCCGAGGTCAAGAAAACATGTTGATACTGTCGGCACACTGCAAGACCTTTGAGAAATAGTTTCCTGATCTAGCTTAAATCCAAACCTGTAGTTTAAGAGCAGAGGAGTTGAGCACTTTGCTTCACTCACTTCCTCTCACAGCCACGGAAGACAAAGTAACGAGAAGCAACAATTATCAAGTAATTATCTCGAAATGTGCATTTTCACCGGCTGATCTGTTTGACTAATGAAGCCAAGTTTGATGCAATATTTGTGTTTGGATATTTCATCAATTTCTAtagctttttcttcttttcagtgtGTGGACGTGCATTGTATCTTTTCTCAAGACACACAGTGCCAAAGGAGAGAGACCCTAACAAGATTTTCAACCTTTCCTTTTGATTGCAGATGGGCTAAATACATTGGTATGCATGAGGggaaaaaagtctcagaaaagGTGTCTTTTGCCATAGACTCATTTTCTCCCAGTCCTTTGCCTGTTATGGCTGAAATTGCCTtaagtgtgattgtgtgtgaataaGCCTTTCACAgcattatttttattcaagCTGTTCCCAGGCAAACCTACAGGCACTTCCTTTTGGGTCTGAAATGACACTTAGGGGCCCGCTCAATCGAATATCTAATGTGGCTGCGAGTTAAAAAGGAAGTGCATACTGAATGTCAGAATTTATCACCACTTTTAATGGTCCAGACCTCTTAATATCATCTTTAAAACCTTTTTCCATAGGCTTCCTTCCAAATGATCCCTGCTAATTTCACGGGCCATGGTAATGGCGGCATTTTGTCTGCAAAGTATGGAGACATAACCTGCATAAGACATAAAACCACCTGTGCCCTCGTCTACAAGGCAGTAAGACCGAATTAAGCACTTTTGCACATTGGAATATTCTTATTCTTAATTGAAATACTATAGCAGATGATATATATAGGTCAAAATAAATCTTTTGAGAAAAATTTCACCTTACACTTTGGGATTACAGTTGAGGTAGTGCAGTGACCTAGCTAATTTGCACTTGAATAGAAAGACACTGATGCATACGGAGAATACACAGAGAGGATAACATGTGGCAGTGGCTTGTTAATAATGCATTTGTTTGCCAAACTAATAAATAGACGcataacacagacaaacatcagTCACAGAACCGCCTCTGTGAACAGACCCATCCCTgaagaaaaggggggggggaggaaaaagacagagaaagtctGTTTATTCCTTCTGCCACAGCCTGCAATATCCATACTGCTGAAACATGCAATTCcccaaagaaaatacaaactcGTCCAAGCCCACCCCTCAGCCCCCCGCCACACACCGACAGTAAGCAACACGGAGCCAGGCAACCCATGCTCATATGAACAACTCCTTGATGCGATGGTTCCAATACATCATCCGTCTACACATTAGATTCAAGCACAGCAAGCCTGAAGAGAAGGCATCCCGGACCCAGCATCTATAACCAGTTTAACTACATTCATTAGAATGGGAAAAACTGTGCCTCAGCAGAACTAGCTGGGGAagatgacaaaacacacactgcgAGTTGTTGATCTGTTggatcacagacacacacagggacatatACACACTTGTGTGGCATGTGTAGAGTGACTAACATGAACAcattgcagcagcagcagcagcaataagGCTATTTTTACAGGTGTAGGTGTGGATTCTTGGTATGGTAATTTTATAGATCATTTGGAAGGGATATACCATGGGGTTTAATAAGATTACATTTCTTGCTGCAGTAACTGGAAATAGACTATCACCACCAACCACAGCCAAGAAACCAGTATATGTTATATTGCTAATGGAAATCCATTCATTACTCAATATTTGAGGTATTTCATccacattttgttttcttaGCAGATGGGACCAGAGAGACCACAAATCAGGTGTCAAATGTAagtgtgttttttctgttttctcttgTATGCATGGATCGTTATAACtatattagtctatatccttgacgttccacttacGGGATTGCTGGAAAATCCaccagatttcactcatttagcttcctttgtgttggcattttaaactccggtcaatatatgaggactatggttaactttttctcagatctctgcaaggtaaatccagacagctagctagactatctgtccaatctgagttttctgttgcacgactaaaacaacttttaaacgtacacgtgttccaccaaaacaagttccttctgagcctattttgcagtggcactgcggcttttctccggtgcttagcatcgcccaagacgattgtgattggtttaaagaaatgccaacaaaccagagcacgttttcctcccatccccgaatgctatgttgagtagccagactctcctccagaaCGCTTTGGAGGAGGTTCTGGCAAAGCTAGACTATAACTATAGTAAGAAGAGTGTGCTTATggcaaatacagtatattttgcaaaaaattcaaaaaaacaagaagaaaactAAACAAAGTAAGCACCTGGCTGACACCTCTGACGTGATTCCTGTCACCCTACGATGAGAATTTTCTATAGATTATTACATTTGCCACAGCTCTGTGATGGCAGGCGAAGCACCCACAACTGCATGAAACCTCTGCACTATTGTTATACACTGTCAGAGACATGCCAGCTGTTAACTTATGTCTCTTAAGTCTCAGTATTACTTCATATAGTGAGACTAAACAGTTACCAGCTCTCCAGATTGCATGCTATGACCACTACAAAAgtaattaattttaatataacacAAGGTGCAGTGATAAGAAGTGTCAGTCAGAGTTATGAGGTCCATATTGATtatattcctgttttttttcatgtttgatGTCGCATTTCTACACGATAATGTGTTGAACTGACAACTTTTCCCAACATAGTTGAAATGAAGATGGCATGAATGTATGTAAAGAGGAAAGTGACTATTCCCATGACACAGGAGGTGTTAATCACGAACCACATTTAAGTCAGTCTATCAGTCTGTGAAAAGGAGCTTTCTCACCTTATAGTGAGTGATGCTCAGTACAGAATGTACCCAGTGTAGCATATAGGTGTAACCTATATCTATACGTGTTTATAactatatttaaaaaacatcCCTGTAATATTTTGCATAACAGAGAGGTTGAAAGTAACCCCTAACCCAGCACGAACAACACCTTTTAGCTATGCCCCAAATCCATACTACATACTAATTCTACATAGTATGTACATTCTGATTACGAGTATGCTGGCTGGGAGTGCCGCTGGTGTAGTACCAGAACTGGAGCCGGGCGATCGGGCAACAGAAGCGGGTTCAGCAGCTGCTACCAACATCATGGCAGAGGCGAAAATACCGAAGATGACATTGACTGAGGAAGCtaagaagagaaaaggagggagtGACCGAACAAGTGCCGGACAAGAGTAAATCTGGATAGGCTTTTAGTTTTGGCGAGAGCTTTGTGAAATAAAAGGCTGGACTTCTTGCTGTTGGACTAGTAAGTAATATTGGCTGG contains:
- the cbln2b gene encoding cerebellin-2b, with the protein product MVPARCPGPCAILALVLLLGCDVAFCLGQNESEPIVLEGKCLVVCDSNPSSDGAVTSSLGISVRSAGAKVAFSAVRGTNHEPSDMSNTSMTIYFDQVLVNIGNHFDLKASVFQAPRRGIYSFSFHVVKVYNRQTIQVNLMQNDYPVISAFAGDQDVTREAASNGVLLMVEREDRVSLKLERGTLMGGWKYSTFSGFLVFPL